The following coding sequences lie in one Lolium perenne isolate Kyuss_39 chromosome 2, Kyuss_2.0, whole genome shotgun sequence genomic window:
- the LOC127330805 gene encoding endonuclease 4: MALLLLLHVVLVAAAARAPAAQAWGVEGHYMVCKIAEIYLTREASTAVKGLLPESAGDELSAVCSWPDTERRQNPWSTPLHFADTPGDCKFSYARDCHGTNGEKDMCVVGAINNYTAALQDSSCPYNRTESLMFLAHFVGDIHQPMHCGRIADLGGNTVVVSWYTNKTNLHKVWDEKVIGTAMNRFYKDDLSTMIGAIKRNLTVVEKNKWEACPSRATSCADKFAEESAELSCPAYVGTEQGSNLEDEYFFKALPVVQKRIAQGGVRLAAILNRIFSGNNSSALQSI, translated from the exons ATGGCCCTTCTCCTGCTGCTTCACGTGGtcctggtggcggcggcggcgagagcTCCGGCGGCGCAGGCGTGGGGAGTGGAGGGACACTACATGGTCTGCAAGATCGCCGAG ATTTACCTGACGAGGGAGGCGTCGACGGCTGTGAAGGGGCTCCTGCCGGAGTCGGCCGGCGACGAGCTCTCGGCGGTGTGCTCGTGGCCCGACACCGAGCGGCGCCAGAACCCTTGGTCGACCCCTCTGCACTTCGCCGACACCCCGGGAGACTGCAAGTTCAGCTACGCCA GGGATTGCCACGGCACGAACGGAGAGAAGGACATGTGCGTAGTCGGAGCCATCAACAACTACACTGCCGCGTTGCAAGACTCCTCGTGCCCAT ATAACCGGACGGAGAGCCTGATGTTCCTGGCGCACTTCGTGGGCGACATCCACCAGCCCATGCACTGCGGCCGCATCGCCGACCTCGGCGGCAATACCGTCGTTGTGAGCTGGTATACGAACAAGACCAACCTCCACAAG GTGTGGGATGAGAAGGTCATCGGAACGGCCATGAACAGGTTCTACAAGGATGACCTGAGCACCATGATCGGCGCCATCAAGCGCAACCTTACT GTGGTTGAAAAGAACAAGTGGGAGGCGTGCCCAAGTCGAGCAACCAGTTGTGCTGACAA GTTCGCCGAGGAGAGCGCGGAGCTGTCGTGCCCGGCGTACGTGGGTACTGAGCAAGGCTCCAACTTGGAAG ATGAGTATTTCTTCAAGGCGCTGCCGGTTGTTCAGAAGAGGATTGCGCAGGGAGGTGTGAGGCTGGCGGCCATCCTCAACCGGATCTTCAGCGGGAACAATAGCAGCGCGCTGCAGAGCATTTGA